One window of the Emticicia oligotrophica DSM 17448 genome contains the following:
- a CDS encoding nuclear transport factor 2 family protein, translating to MKIKHLIITFFLLGTTFSFAQTSKDEQTVMQLSKDKWQWMADKDVDKLKDLFDNKAKFLHMSGTWKKDEELEIIKTGSIWYKKATIHDSAIEISGKTAIVWNRITLESIVRGNEAKVEFTVTEVYQKQNKDWKMLALSFSSVRDTHQIKK from the coding sequence ATGAAAATCAAACATTTAATCATCACATTTTTTCTTTTAGGAACAACTTTTTCTTTCGCTCAAACATCAAAAGATGAGCAAACAGTAATGCAACTATCCAAAGACAAATGGCAATGGATGGCTGATAAAGACGTGGATAAATTGAAGGATTTATTTGACAACAAAGCAAAATTTTTGCACATGAGTGGTACGTGGAAAAAAGACGAAGAACTCGAAATTATCAAAACTGGGAGTATTTGGTATAAAAAAGCAACCATTCACGACTCAGCAATAGAAATTTCTGGAAAAACCGCCATCGTATGGAATAGAATAACACTTGAATCTATAGTTAGAGGCAATGAAGCAAAAGTTGAATTTACGGTAACGGAAGTTTATCAAAAACAAAATAAAGACTGGAAAATGTTAGCACTTTCTTTTAGCAGTGTGAGAGATACGCATCAGATAAAGAAATAG
- a CDS encoding aldo/keto reductase, translating into MQKVKLNNGAEMPILGFGVFQIQDLGECEKSVSDALEVGYRLIDTAASYQNESAVGNAIKNSGIARDALFITTKLWIQSDGYEGTKRAFEKSLNELQLDYIDLYLIHQPYGDVYGSWRAMEELYKAGKVRAIGVSNFHPDRLIDLIVHNEIVPAVNQVETHPFHQQIDNQQFMVENNVQIESWGPFAEGRNNLFQNELLSSLGKKYDKSIAQVVLRWLTQRGVVAIPKSIRKERMAENFNIFDFELSAEDMELIKTLDTKTSVFFDHRDPVMVKWLGERKL; encoded by the coding sequence ATGCAAAAAGTTAAATTAAACAATGGAGCGGAAATGCCCATTTTAGGTTTTGGAGTATTCCAGATTCAAGATTTAGGCGAATGTGAAAAAAGTGTTTCTGATGCTTTGGAAGTCGGCTATCGTTTGATAGATACTGCCGCTTCCTACCAAAATGAAAGTGCAGTGGGCAATGCTATCAAAAATAGCGGAATTGCAAGAGACGCTTTATTCATTACTACCAAACTTTGGATTCAGTCGGATGGTTATGAAGGCACAAAGAGAGCTTTTGAAAAGTCTTTGAATGAATTACAGTTAGATTACATTGACCTGTATCTCATTCACCAACCTTATGGCGATGTTTATGGCTCATGGAGAGCGATGGAGGAATTGTATAAGGCAGGAAAAGTGAGAGCAATCGGTGTGAGCAATTTTCATCCTGATAGATTAATTGATTTGATAGTTCATAACGAAATCGTTCCAGCGGTAAATCAGGTAGAAACGCATCCTTTTCATCAGCAAATTGACAATCAGCAATTTATGGTTGAAAATAATGTGCAGATTGAATCTTGGGGTCCATTTGCAGAAGGTAGAAATAATCTTTTCCAAAATGAATTATTGAGTTCACTTGGTAAAAAATACGATAAATCTATTGCCCAAGTGGTGCTTCGTTGGCTTACACAAAGAGGCGTTGTGGCTATTCCAAAATCAATCAGAAAAGAAAGAATGGCTGAAAATTTCAACATTTTTGATTTTGAATTGAGTGCCGAAGATATGGAACTCATCAAAACCTTAGACACAAAAACCAGTGTCTTCTTCGACCATCGAGACCCTGTTATGGTAAAATGGTTGGGAGAGAGGAAATTGTAA